From the Sporichthya brevicatena genome, one window contains:
- a CDS encoding transglycosylase domain-containing protein has product MNLGEQIRAGGPRVVGAVGAVVFALLATLAAGLYSLTESQAVALEEWIPSSAVAPDAPRRSSVLATDGSVIATFGVQDRVDVDLTDVAPAVQDAVLAIEDNRFYDHGAIDPVGMVRALTANIAAGGVEEGGSTLTQQYVKQAQVAAAEDDDDVSRATETTISRKIREMGAALAVESRLDKDEILERYLNLVYFGNGAYGVQVAAQRYFSKPAKDLTLAQSALLAGIVRAPTAYDPIKNPDNATKRRNVVLTRMAEVGRINREQAEAAKAEPLRLEPTPLRLGCADSPHPWFCGYVVAEVRAMKSLGSSPAERMERLYEGGLTIRSTLDPKVQQAAEAAVDDHIARGHDIASAIVMTEPGTGAVRAVAINREWGEDTDAGQTTVNYALDRDQGGSAGFQAGSTFKPFVAAAALKKGIEPSKRFSAPSSVTVDGFTNCATGRTYPPYSVGNYEKRSFGSLDLASATARSVNTYYVQLAEEVGTCAPPELAEKMGVRRADGEDLSRVPSFVLGVDEVSPLRLAEAYATFAADGKHCASRAIVGITEPDGGELDVPGRDCDQVIPKDVARGVTKLLEGVIDGDLDDRTGAKMSLGRRPAAGKTGTTNDATAVWFAGFTSRLAAAVWAGYPEGSRPLKNVRIGGQRYETLFGGALPGPIWRDAMRAALKGQPVRDRDQARD; this is encoded by the coding sequence GTGAACCTGGGGGAACAGATCCGGGCCGGGGGGCCACGCGTCGTCGGCGCCGTCGGGGCCGTGGTGTTCGCGCTGCTGGCGACGCTGGCGGCCGGGTTGTACTCGCTGACGGAGTCTCAGGCCGTGGCGTTGGAGGAGTGGATCCCCTCCTCCGCGGTCGCGCCCGACGCCCCGCGGCGATCGAGTGTGCTGGCCACCGACGGCTCGGTGATCGCGACGTTCGGCGTGCAGGACCGCGTCGACGTCGACCTCACCGACGTCGCCCCGGCGGTGCAGGACGCCGTGCTCGCGATCGAGGACAACCGCTTCTACGACCACGGCGCCATCGACCCGGTGGGGATGGTGCGCGCACTGACGGCCAACATCGCGGCCGGGGGCGTCGAGGAGGGTGGTTCGACGCTGACGCAGCAGTACGTCAAGCAGGCGCAGGTCGCGGCCGCCGAGGACGACGACGACGTCAGCCGGGCCACCGAGACGACGATCTCCCGCAAGATCCGCGAGATGGGAGCCGCCCTCGCGGTGGAGAGCCGACTCGACAAGGACGAGATCCTCGAGCGCTACCTGAACCTCGTCTACTTCGGCAACGGCGCGTACGGCGTTCAGGTCGCCGCCCAACGCTACTTCAGCAAGCCCGCGAAGGACCTGACGCTGGCTCAGAGCGCGCTGCTCGCCGGCATCGTGCGCGCGCCCACCGCGTACGACCCGATCAAGAACCCGGACAACGCCACGAAGCGCCGCAACGTCGTGCTGACCCGGATGGCCGAGGTCGGCCGGATCAACCGCGAGCAGGCCGAGGCCGCGAAGGCCGAGCCACTCCGTCTGGAACCGACCCCGCTGCGCCTCGGCTGCGCGGACTCCCCCCACCCGTGGTTCTGCGGCTACGTCGTGGCGGAGGTCCGCGCGATGAAGAGCCTCGGCAGCTCTCCTGCCGAACGCATGGAGCGACTGTACGAGGGCGGGCTCACGATCCGCTCGACGCTCGACCCCAAGGTTCAGCAGGCCGCCGAGGCCGCCGTCGACGACCACATCGCGCGCGGTCACGACATCGCGAGCGCGATCGTGATGACCGAACCGGGCACGGGCGCGGTCCGGGCCGTCGCGATCAACCGGGAGTGGGGCGAGGACACCGACGCCGGCCAGACGACGGTGAACTACGCCCTCGACCGCGACCAGGGCGGCAGCGCCGGGTTCCAGGCCGGGTCGACGTTCAAGCCGTTCGTCGCCGCCGCGGCACTGAAGAAGGGCATCGAGCCCTCGAAGCGGTTCAGCGCGCCCTCGTCCGTGACCGTCGACGGATTCACGAACTGTGCGACCGGCCGCACCTATCCGCCCTACAGCGTCGGCAACTACGAGAAGCGCAGCTTCGGCTCGCTCGACCTCGCGTCGGCGACGGCGAGGTCCGTGAACACCTACTACGTCCAGCTCGCCGAGGAGGTCGGCACCTGCGCGCCCCCGGAGCTCGCCGAGAAGATGGGCGTCCGCCGTGCGGACGGCGAGGACCTGTCGCGGGTGCCGTCGTTCGTGCTCGGCGTCGACGAGGTCTCGCCGCTGCGGCTGGCCGAGGCGTACGCGACGTTCGCGGCGGACGGCAAGCACTGCGCCTCCCGCGCGATTGTCGGCATCACCGAGCCCGACGGGGGTGAGCTCGACGTCCCCGGCCGTGACTGCGACCAGGTGATCCCGAAGGACGTCGCCCGCGGGGTGACGAAGCTGCTCGAGGGCGTCATCGACGGAGACCTCGACGACCGCACCGGCGCGAAGATGTCCCTCGGCCGCCGCCCGGCCGCCGGCAAGACCGGAACGACCAACGACGCAACCGCGGTCTGGTTCGCGGGGTTCACCTCGCGGCTCGCCGCCGCGGTGTGGGCCGGGTACCCCGAGGGGTCCCGCCCGCTGAAGAACGTCCGCATCGGCGGGCAGCGCTACGAGACCCTGTTCGGCGGCGCGCTGCCCGGACCGATCTGGCGCGACGCGATGCGGGCCGCGCTGAAGGGCCAGCCGGTCCGGGACCGGGACCAGGCCCGGGATTAG
- a CDS encoding alpha/beta fold hydrolase — translation MPPISYVTVHGYRRAFRMAGSGPPLLLIHGIGDSSDTWDTVIDELAEHYTVIAPDLLGHGRSDRPRADYSIAAFACGMRDLISVLDLDRVTVCGHSLGGGVAMQFAYQFPERCERLVLVCTGGVGPKTHPLFHLVATPGVETFLPVLRMPGVKTVGSVGLTLLRWLDTDLGRDAGDLMRLFDALPDSPARSAFLRTLRAAVDRRGQVITMLDRCYLAEGMPTLLIWGARDAIIPVDQAHLVHEAMPGSRLEIFPDAGHFPHHTDPERFLAVLRDFLDSTEPADYSSAQWRTLLRTGRGMPGPGATLAAVPDPAEDATIGA, via the coding sequence GTGCCCCCGATCTCGTACGTCACCGTCCACGGGTACCGCCGCGCGTTCCGCATGGCCGGAAGCGGCCCGCCCCTGCTGCTGATCCACGGCATCGGCGACAGCTCCGACACCTGGGACACGGTGATCGACGAACTCGCCGAGCACTACACCGTCATCGCCCCGGACCTGCTCGGTCACGGCCGGTCCGACCGGCCCCGGGCGGACTACTCGATCGCCGCCTTCGCCTGCGGGATGCGCGACCTGATCAGCGTCCTCGACCTCGACCGCGTCACCGTGTGCGGGCACTCGCTCGGCGGCGGGGTCGCGATGCAGTTCGCCTACCAGTTCCCCGAGCGCTGCGAGCGCCTCGTGCTCGTGTGCACCGGCGGGGTCGGGCCGAAGACGCACCCGCTGTTCCACCTGGTCGCGACGCCCGGCGTCGAGACCTTCCTGCCGGTGCTGCGCATGCCCGGGGTCAAGACGGTCGGGTCCGTCGGGCTCACGCTGCTGCGGTGGCTCGACACCGACCTCGGGCGGGACGCCGGTGACCTGATGCGGCTGTTCGACGCGCTGCCCGACTCACCGGCGCGGAGCGCGTTCCTGCGGACGCTGCGCGCCGCCGTCGACCGCCGCGGCCAGGTCATCACGATGCTCGACCGCTGCTACCTCGCCGAGGGCATGCCGACGCTGCTGATCTGGGGTGCGCGGGACGCGATCATCCCCGTCGACCAGGCCCACCTCGTGCACGAGGCGATGCCGGGCAGCCGGCTGGAGATCTTTCCCGACGCCGGGCACTTCCCGCACCACACCGATCCGGAGCGTTTCCTCGCCGTGCTCCGCGACTTCCTCGACTCCACCGAGCCCGCCGACTACAGCTCCGCCCAGTGGCGCACCCTGCTCCGCACCGGCCGGGGCATGCCCGGCCCCGGGGCGACCCTCGCCGCCGTCCCCGACCCCGCCGAGGACGCGACGATCGGCGCCTAA
- the pth gene encoding aminoacyl-tRNA hydrolase: MSEDRWLVVGLGNPGPEYVANRHNVGFLVVETLAERNRSSFKAHKARADVAETRLGGPGGPPVVLARPRSYMNESGGPVSGLCKYYDVPPERLVVIHDELDLPFAALRAKFGGGDNGHNGLKSIRRSLGTGDYHRIRFGIDRPPGRMDPAAYVLRDFSAAERKDLDLELDRCADAVEMLVREGLERTQNTFNS, encoded by the coding sequence ATGTCCGAGGACCGCTGGCTCGTCGTCGGCCTGGGGAATCCCGGGCCGGAGTACGTCGCGAACCGGCACAACGTCGGGTTCCTCGTCGTCGAGACCCTGGCCGAGCGCAACCGCTCGTCGTTCAAGGCCCACAAGGCGCGTGCGGACGTCGCCGAGACGCGGTTGGGCGGCCCGGGTGGGCCGCCCGTCGTGCTCGCCCGTCCGCGGTCGTACATGAACGAGTCCGGCGGCCCGGTCTCGGGGTTGTGCAAGTACTACGACGTCCCGCCCGAGCGCCTGGTCGTGATCCACGACGAGCTCGACCTGCCGTTCGCCGCCCTCCGGGCCAAGTTCGGGGGCGGCGACAACGGCCACAACGGGCTGAAGTCGATCCGCCGCTCGCTCGGGACCGGCGACTACCACCGGATCCGGTTCGGCATCGACCGGCCGCCGGGGCGCATGGACCCCGCGGCCTACGTCCTGCGCGACTTCTCCGCCGCCGAGCGCAAGGACCTGGACCTGGAGCTCGACCGCTGCGCCGACGCGGTCGAGATGCTCGTCCGCGAGGGTCTCGAGCGAACGCAAAATACGTTCAATTCGTGA